From the Rhodococcus sp. NBC_00297 genome, one window contains:
- the rplL gene encoding 50S ribosomal protein L7/L12 produces MAKLSTEELLDQFKELTLLELSEFVKAFEETFEVTAAAPVAVAAAGGAAAPAEAAEEQDEFDVVLEGAGDKKIQVIKVVREVVSGLGLKEAKDLVESAPKAILEKVDKASADAAKEKLEAAGAKISIK; encoded by the coding sequence ATGGCGAAGCTCAGCACCGAAGAATTGCTCGACCAGTTCAAGGAGCTCACCCTCCTCGAGCTCTCCGAGTTCGTGAAGGCATTCGAGGAGACCTTCGAGGTCACCGCAGCTGCCCCCGTCGCCGTTGCTGCCGCAGGCGGAGCAGCTGCTCCCGCCGAGGCCGCTGAGGAGCAGGACGAGTTCGACGTCGTCCTCGAGGGCGCCGGCGACAAGAAGATCCAGGTCATCAAGGTCGTCCGTGAGGTCGTCTCCGGCCTGGGCCTGAAGGAAGCCAAGGACCTCGTCGAGAGCGCTCCGAAGGCCATCCTGGAGAAGGTGGACAAGGCTTCGGCCGACGCCGCCAAGGAGAAGCTCGAAGCTGCCGGCGCGAAGATCTCCATCAAGTGA